The segment GCCTGTGCTCGAAGCCTTTGGCCTCGAAAAAGACGCACGTGGGAACGTGAAGGCCAGCACCGATTTCATCGGTGGCTACGCAACCAATGTCAGCAAGGTGTTTGCTGCGGGCGACATTCGCCGCGGTCAGTCGCTGGTGGTCTGGGCCATTCGCGAAGGCCGTCAGGCTGCACGCTCGGTCGATGAGTTCTTGATGGGCGCAAGCGAGCTGCCCCGTTAATCAGTAGCGCTGCACTCAAAAAGGCATTCTTCGGAATGCCTTTTTTCATAGCCGGAGCGCCAGTCAATCATTGCATCGCATTTTTGTCGTTTTATCTCGCTTTTGAGTAGGGTGTGAGCGTCGAAAGATGCTGGTATTGAGTCAAATAGTGTGCAATTTTTGAAGCAGGCGCATGGTTTTGCAACCGGCGAGTGACGCGGTGCTCCGTCTCGGCGACAATAGAGGATTCGGCGCTGGCGGCAGCCCGTCCGGCTTCAGCGTTGTTGGGGTGGGTGGGTGCAGTCAATGCTCCCCGGTTTTTTTCACTTCACTCTTTTCGACGCCATGAAAAAACGTACCCTGCTGGCCTCCGTGGCCCTGACTGCTATCTTGGCCGCCTGCGGCAAGAACGAACCCGCATCCAGCAATGCTGCAGCTCCCGCAGCCGGACCTGCCGCCGTGGTTGCTACCAAGCTAGTCGTGGGTCTGGACGACAACTTCCCGCCCATGGGCTTCCGTGACGAGAAGAACGAGTTGGTTGGTTTTGACATCGACATGGCCCGTGAAGCCGCCAAGCGCGCCAACATCGAAGTGGAATTCAAGCCAATCGACTGGAACGCCAAGGAAGCTGAATTGCTGGGCAAGCGCGTTGACGCTCTGTGGAATGGCCTGACCATTCTGGAAGAGCGCAAGGAAAAGATTCTGTTCTCTGACGCCTACATGATGAACAAGCAAATCATCATTGTGAAGGCTGGCTCGGACATCAAGGGCAAGGCTGACATGGTCGGTAAGGTTGTGGGCGCTCAAGAAGGCTCTAGCGCTGTGACTGCCATGACCAAGGACAAGGAACTGTCCGACAAGTTCAAGGAAACCAAACTGTTCGGTGACAACATCACCGCCCTGATGGACCTGGAAGCCGGTCGTCTGGACGTCGTTGTGGTTGACGAAGTAGTGGGTCGTTATTTGGTGAACAAGAAGCCTGAGAACTACTCCGTGCTGAGCGATGACTTTGGTACTGAAGAGTACGGCGTTGGTTTCCGTAAGGACGACGAAGCGACTCGCAACAAGATCAACGACGTGATCGCTGAAATGAAGAAGGACGGCAAGGCCGCTGAAATCGCTCAAAAGTGGTTTGGCGCTGACGTTATCAAGCACTAATCCTTTTTAGCGTACTGCACCGGCAATGCTTGGCATTGCCGGTTTTTTTTGCTACGACAATGCGTGCAAAGATTTTTGATGCACGCCCGTGCCTGTGGCAGGCTTTTGATAGCCGTGGTGCCACACTGAAGGCCATTCGATGGAATATGTAATCTCGCTCTTGGGGCCCATGTCGGCTGGTGCCCTTGTTACTCTCAAGCTGTTTTTCATCACGCTAGCTCTGTCCATTCCTTTGGGCTTGGCGCTGGCGCTGATGCGTATCTCTAGCATCAAGCCGCTAAGCAGCGCCGTGGGCGCTTATATCTGGCTGATGCGTGGCACGCCGCTGATGCTGCAGCTGCTGTTTATTTATTTCGCGTTGCCCTTTGTGCCCGTGATTGGCGTGCGCCTGCCCGACTTTACGGCTGCTGTGGTGGCTTTTGCGCTGAACTACGCGGCCTACTTTGCCGAAATCTTCCGCGCTGGTATCAAGTCCGTGGACCGCGGCCAGTATGAAGGTGCCAAGGTGCTGGGCATGACATATGCACAGACCATGCGCCGCATTGTGTTGCCCCAGATGTGGGCCCGCATTTTGCCGCCCATCAGCAACGAGACCATTACGCTGGTCAAAGATACATCGCTGATCTACGTGCTGGCGCTGAACGATTTGCTGCGCGTAGCGCGCGGTGTGGTGCAGCGTGATTTCAGCTTTACCCCGTTTATTGTGGCGGCGGCCTTCTATCTCATCATGACGCTGATCCTGACATGGGGCTTCCAGCACCTTGAGAAGAAGTATTCAAAATATGACGCATAGCCCCCAGTGCGGCTACGCTGCTTCCCCTGAAGCAGGGCGAATGCTTTGCCGCGAGGCGGCTCTTGCTCCGCGCCTTTCCCATGGGGGAGCTCAGTTTTCAGCGCCGGGCGCTATGGAGAGTTTGTAATGACGTCTACATCTGACGTAATGATTTCTGCGCAAGGCATTCACAAGGCCTTTGGCAGCAACGAAGTGCTGCGCGGCGTATCGCTGGATTTGCTACGCGGTGAGGTTGTCGCGGTGATTGGCCCTTCCGGCTCGGGCAAGAGTACGTTTTTGCGCTGCCTGAATCATCTTGAAACCATTGACCGCGGCAGCATCACCATCGAAGGTGAAGTGCTGGCCCAGTCTCAAGGTGACGGTGAAAGCCAAACCAAAGCTCAGTACGTCAGCGACGCCGAGATTCGCAAGCTTGGCCGCAAGATGGGCATGGTGTTTCAGTCTTTCAATCTGTTTCCTCACCTCACCGTGCTGGAGAACATCATTGAAGCGCCCGTCATCGTCAAGGGTATGACCCGCGCAGAGATCATCCCCAAGGCTGAAGCCTTGCTGGCCAAGGTCGGCTTGGCTGCCAAGCGCGATGCTTACCCCAATCACCTCTCCGGCGGTCAAAAGCAGCGCGTGGCCATTGCCCGTGCGCTGGCGATGGAACCGGACATTTTGCTGTTTGACGAGCCCACATCCGCGTTAGACCCGGAGCTGACCGGCGAAGTGCTGCGCACCATGCGCGAGTTGGCCGAAGAGCATATGACCATGCTGGTGGTGACCCATGAAATGGGTTTTGCCCGCGAAGTGGCGGGCCGCGTGATCTTCATGGATGGCGGTCATATCGTGGAGCAAGGTCCTTCAGAAGCCTTTTTCGCTGCGCCAAAACACGAACGCACCAAGGCATTTTTGTACAACATGTTGTAAAAAGGATGCAACGGCCAATTTGATTTCATATCGCAAAATCGGCCGCTGTCCCTTTTATATCAATGTTTCTTAGCTCCTGAAAAAGGAGTGAACACTCCGTTTCCTATGCCAGTGACCGTATGAACATTCATTGATGAATGTTTGCTACGGGCTAACCCGAGCGTTTTGCTTGGCAAGGCGGCACAATACTCGATTGCTTTCATTTAGTTGCTCCTCACGCATGTCACCTAACGCACCCTTTGTGGAATTGCGCAATGTCACCTTTGGCTATGGTGACCGCATCATCCTGCGCGATCTCTCCTTGCAAGTGCCACGTGGCAAAGTCACGGCGCTGATGGGAGCCTCGGGCGGTGGCAAGACCACAGTGCTGCGCTTAATTGGCGGGCAAAACCATGCCCAGCAAGGGCAGGTGATGATGGATGGTCAAGACGTGACCACCATGGATGCCGATCAGCTCTATGCAGCCCGCCGCCGTATGGGCATGCTGTTTCAGTTCGGCGCGCTGTTTACCGACATGAGCGTGTTTGACAACGTGGCCTTTCCGCTGCGTGAGCACACCGATCTGCCTGAAGAGCTGATTCGCGACATTGTTTTGATGAAGTTACACGCCGTGGGCCTGCGCGGAGCACGGGACTTGATGCCTTCGCAGGTGTCTGGCGGCATGGCCAGACGCATTGCACTGGCCCGCGCCATTGCACTTGACCCTGAACTCATCATGTATGACGAGCCCTTTGCAGGCTTGGACCCGATTTCTCTGGGCACCTCGGCGCAGCTGATTCGTCAGCTCAACGATGCCATGGGCTTGACTTCGATTCTGGTCTCCCACGACTTGGAAGAAACCTTCCGCGTGGCCGATCATGTGGTGATCTTAGGCTCTGGCGGTGTGGCTGCTCAGGGTACGCCCGCTGAAGTGCGTGCCAGCACTGACCCGCTGGTACAGCAATTTATTAACGCCAGACCCGTGGGGCCTGTGCCGTTTCACTATCCCGGCGTCAGTGCCGATGAAGACTTTGGCAGCCGGAGGCGTGCATGAACTTTCTCGCACGCATTGGCGCGGCTGTGCGCAGCCAGCTGATCAATATGGGCATAGGCGCGCGCCTGTTTTGGCGTCTGCTGACCTTGCTGGGACCGGCGCTCAAACGCCCGCGTTTGATTGGCGACCAGATTCACTTTTTGGGCAATTATTCGCTAGCCATCATTGGCGTGTCGGGTTTGTTCGTGGGCTTTGTGTTGGGTCTGCAGGGCTACTACATTTTGCAGCGCTACGGCTCGGCCGAGGCGCTGGGCATGATGGTGGCGCTGAGCTTGCTGCGCGAGCTTGGCCCTGTGGTGACGGCTTTGTTGTTTGCCGGTCGTGCCGGCACAGCGTTAACGGCTGAAATCGGCTTGATGAAGGCAGGTGAACAACTGTCTGCTATGGAAATGATGGCGGTTGACCCGGTTAAACGCATCTTGGCACCGCGCTTTTGGGCGGGCCTTATCACCATGCCTTTGCTGGCGGCCGTGTTTAGTGCGGTGGGCGTGCTGGGCGGATGGCTGGTTGGCGTGGTGATGATTGGTGTGGATAGCGGCGCTTTCTGGGGCCAGATGCAGCAAGGCGTTGACTGGTGGGTTGACCTGGGTAACGGGGTGCTCAAGAGCTTTATCTTCGGCATTGCGGTGACTTTTGTGGCGCTGCTGCAAGGTTATGCCGCCAAACCCACACCTGAAGGTGTTTCACGCGCGACCACCAGAACCGTGGTCGTCGCTTCGCTTGCCGTGCTGGGTTTGGACTTCCTGCTCACCGCAACCATGTTCAGTATTTGAGGCTGCACAGCCAAATCAAAGGTATAAAAATCATGCAGCAAAAGAAAAGCGATATTTGGGTGGGTCTGTTTGTGTTGATTGGCGCGCTGGCGCTGGTCTTCCTCGGTTTGCAGTCGGCGAATCTGCTCAGTCTGAATTTTGAAAAAACCTATCCCATCACCGCACGTTTTGACAACATTGGCGGGCTCAAGCCCAAGGCCGCAGTCAAAAGCGCGGGTGTGGTTGTGGGGCGAATTGAATCCATTACCTTCAACGATCAGACCTTTCAGGCCGATGTGGCTATGAACATGGAAAATCGTTATGTCTTTCCCAAAGACAGCTCGCTGAAAATCCTGACAAGTGGCCTGCTGGGTGATCAGTACATTGGTATTGAGGCGGGCGCTAGCGACGAGAACTTGAAAGCAGGTGATCGCGTGACAGCAACCCAGTCTGCTGTGGTGTTGGAGAATTTGATTGGCCAGTTCCTTTATGGCAAGGCTGAGCAAGGCGGTGACTCCGGTGGATCTGCAACTAACGGGGAAGCGAAAGAATGATGACTACAACAAGCCCACAAACTAACTTTGTGTCAAAAAAGGCGCAAGTCTTTAAGCGCACTGGACTGGTAGCTAGCATTTCTGTAGCAGCTCTGCTGACAGGCTGTGCTACGACGCAAGGCCCTGCGAATCCAGCGGACCCGCTGGAGTCTATGAATCGCAGCATTTACTCCTTCAACGAAGGACTCGATGACGCCGTGTTCAAGCCCGTCGCTACGGCTTATCAGGCGGTAACCCCTCGCGTGGCCCGCGATGGCGTGACCAACTTTTTCGGCAACTTAGGGGATGCTTGGTCCTTCGTTAACAACGTGTTGCAAGGCCAAGGCGAGGGCGCTTACAACTCCATGGTGCGCTTTAGCGTCAATACTGTGTTTGGTATTGGCGGTCTGTTCGACGTTGCCAGCGAAGCGGGTATTCAGCGTAAAAAGCAGGACTTCGGTCAGACTTTGGGCCGCTGGGGCGTACCTACGGGACCATATCTGGTACTGCCGTTCTTAGGCCCATCCACCGTGCGTGATACCGGCGGCTTTGCGGTTGATTCCATGGCCTCTCCATTGAAGCAGGCCCATGATGTGGGTTGGCGCAACAGCCTGTATGGCCTGCGCATTGTCAATACACGCGCAGGCTTGCTTAAAGCGGGCGATGTGCTCGATTCTGTCGCTTTGGACAAGTACAGCCTGATGCGTGATGTGTATCTGCGCTCACGCATTGGCGGCGTGGTGTCTGGCGGAGATGGTCGTCTTGAAAATTATGATGACGACAACGCTGGAAAACTGCCCCCCGAAGGCCAATAAACGGCTGCAAGCAGCTAGTTACAAAGAATATGTATGGGCCCAGCAAGTGCGGTGACACTTGCAAGCTCAAAAGGAAAAGCAATGAAAATGACTCGTCGCGTTTGGAGCATGGCCGCTGGTGCCATGCTTGCTCTGAATCTGGCCCTGCCTGCGCAGGCCGCGGATGAAACGCCTGATGCTTTGGTCAAGCGCGTCTCTTCTGATGTGCTGGAGACCATCAAGAAAGATGCCACGCTGCGCACTGGCAACACGGGCAAGGTCAACGCACTGGTCAATGAAAAAGTCATGCCTTATGTGGACTTTCGCCGCATGACTTCTGCGGCAGTGGGCCCCACTTGGCGTCAAGCCACGCCTGATCAGCGCCAAAAGCTGCAGGATGAATTCAAGGCGCTGCTGATCCGCACTTACTCGGGCGCTTTGTCCCAAGTTGGCGACCAGACTATTACAGTCAAACCTCTGCGCATGGCTGCAGGCGACATCGATGTCTTGGTGCGCACGCAGGTCAACGGCCGCGGCGAGCCTGTGCAATTGGACTTCCGTCTGGAAAAGCAAGCGGACGGCTGGAAAATTTACAACCTGAATGTGCTGGGTGTGTGGCTGGTTGAAACCTATCGCAACCAGTTTTCTCAGGAAATCAATGCCAACGGCATCGATGGCCTGATCAAGACTCTGGCGTCGCGCAGCTCCATGCCTGCCAACGTCTCCAAATAAGCGTATAGCTTTAGTCACCATGGCCAAGTCTGCGACCCATCCTCTGCAATTGCCCAAAGAGCTGACCTACCGTCAGGGGCGTGATTGCCTGCTGCGCCTGCGCCCTTTGGTCACGGCCCATGCAGATGCTCAGGTGGTGGTCGATGCCAGTGCCGTTAAGGTGTTTGACTCTGCCGCTTTGGCCGTATTGCTGGCCTGCCGCCGTGCGGCCCAGGAAGTGGGCAAGCAGTTGATCGTCACAGGCCTGCCGAAGGGCTTGCAATCCATGGCTGCTCTATACGGGGTAGATGTTTTGCTGCTACCGCCTTTGATGCTCAGCGCTGATGCAGCTATCAAGCAAGGCTAGCTTCAGCTGCTAAGCAAGCGATTTCAAGAAAACGCTCAGAAGGGGCTAGACGTTGTAAGCCCCGCTGCGGCACAAGCAGCACTCAGGCTCTAGAATCATGGGCTCCATGCCTGCAGTCTCATTCCAATCCGTCTCCAAGACCTTCCAAACCCCTAAAGGGGATTTTCAGGCGCTCAAATCAGTGAGCCTGGATATCGAGGAAGGCGAATTTTTCGGCCTGCTCGGCCCCAATGGCGCGGGTAAGACCACCATGATCAGCATTCTGGCTGGACTGGCGCGCGCCACTAGCGGGCGTGTGCTGGTTCAGGGCAGCGATGTGCAGGCCAATTTCTCGGATGCGCGCCGCAAGCTGGGCATCGTGCCGCAGGAGCTGGTGTTCGACCCCTTCTTCAATGTGCGCGAGGCGCTGAAGTTCCAGTCGGGTTACTTTGGCGTAAAAAACAATGATGACTGGATTGATGAGCTGCTGGAAAGCCTGGGTCTGACGGACAAGGCACACAGCAATATGCGTCAACTCTCAGGCGGTATGAAGCGCCGAGTGTTGGTCGCGCAGGCGCTGGTACACAAGCCGCCCATCATCGTGCTCGATGAACCTACGGCAGGCGTGGATGTGGAACTGCGCCAGACGTTGTGGCACTTTATTGCCAAGCTCAACAAGCAGGGCCACACGGTGCTGCTGACCACCCATTATTTGGAAGAGGCCGAGGCCTTGTGCAGCCGCGTAGCCATGCTTAAGCGCGGCGAGATCATCAAGCTCTCGCCCATGAGTGAGCTGCTCAAATCCGCATCTAGCAATGTGTTGCAGTTCAAAACAGATAGCACCTTGCCCAAGGAGCTGGCTGAGCGCGCCCGTATTACAGGCCGAATTGTGCAAATTCCCGCAGCGCATGCCGGCGATGTGGAGCAGTTGCTAGCTGCTTTGCGCCAAGGTGGCGTGACGCCCGAAGACGTGGAAATCCGCCGTGCTGATTTGGAAGATGTCTTTATCCACATCATGAATGAAGGCTCTAAGAGCGCAGCAACTGCTGGAGATGCAGCATGAGCGGTTGGCAAACCCTGCTGAAGAAGGAAGTTTTGCGCTTCTGGAAGGTCAGCTTTCAAACCGTGGCCGCCCCTGTGCTGACGGCCGTGCTGTACCTGCTGGTCTTTGGTCATGTACTCGAAGGCCGTGTCACCGTGTATGACGGCATTGCCTACACCGCGTTTCTGATTCCTGGCTTGGTGATGATGGGCATGTTGCAAAACTCCTTTGCCAACAGCTCCTCCAGTCTGGTGCAGAGCAAGATCATGGGCTCGCTGGTGTTTGTGCTGCTCACGCCGCTTTCGCACTGGGCTTGGTTCAGTGCCTATGTGGGCGCCGCTATTTTGCGGGGTCTGTTGGTGGGCTTGGGCGTGTTTGTGGTCACTCTGTTCTTTGCCATTCCAGACTTTGCCGCACCGCTGTGGATCTTGGTGTTTGGTTTCTTGGGTTGCGCACTCATGGGCACGCTGGGCGTTATCGCCGGTCTGTGGTCTGAGAAATTTGACCAGATGGCCGCGTTTCAAAACTTTTTGATCATGCCGCTGACCTTTTTGTCCGGCGTGTTCTATTCCGTTCATTCGCTGCCAAGCTTTTGGCAGGCGGTCAGCCATCTGAACCCGTTTTTCTACATGATTGACGGCTTTCGCTATGGCTTCTTCGGTCAAAGCGATGCATCGCCTTGGCTGAGCTTGGCCATTGTGGGCAGCGTCTGGCTGGCCGTGAGCGCGCTGGCGGTGCACCTGCTGCGCATTGGCTACAAGATTCGTAACTGATTTTTAGAATTCACGCATGGCTGCTTGCGAGACAATGAATGGTTTCGCCAGCCCTGTGCTTAAAGGTTTTTTTCATGACTGCAGATCAACTCAAAGACCTGATTGCCGCCGGCCTGCCCTGCGAGCACATTGACATTCCGGAAGGTGATGGCACCCATTGGTATGCAACCATCGTCTCTGCCAAGTTTGAAGGTCAGCGTCTGCTGGGTCGTCAGCGTTTGGTCTATGGCACGCTGGGTAACCGCATCGCCACCAATGAAGTCCATGCGTTTTCGATGAAGACTTTTACGCCTGCTGAATGGGCTGCAGCTCAAGCCTAAGGCTGGGTTAATGCAAATTTAATAGCTGCTAGTCCTTTATTTATATGGACTAGAAGCGCTTTTTATATATACACATATCAAGGCTGTAGCCATGGACAAACTCAAGATCCACGGTGGTCGCTCTCTTCAGGGCGAAGTGCTGATTTCTGGCGCCAAAAACGCCGCTCTGCCTGAGATGTGCGCTGCACTGCTCACCAACGAGCCCGTTCACCTGCTCAACGTGCCGCGCCTGCATGACGTGGCCACCATGCGCAAGCTGCTTAACAACATGGGTGTGACGACTGAGACCCATGGCGAGCGCGGCGGCATCAGCTTTGTTGCCCCTGACAGCCTGACGCCTGAAGCCCCTTACGAGCTGGTCAAGACCATGCGCGCCTCGGTGCTGGCGCTGGGCCCGCTGTTGGCTCGCTTTGGCCACGCCAAGGTGTCGCTGCCCGGCGGCTGCGCGATTGGTTCGCGCCCGGTGGATCAGCACATCAAGGGTTTGCAGTCCATGGGTGCCATCA is part of the Comamonas sp. Y33R10-2 genome and harbors:
- a CDS encoding amino acid ABC transporter substrate-binding protein; the protein is MKKRTLLASVALTAILAACGKNEPASSNAAAPAAGPAAVVATKLVVGLDDNFPPMGFRDEKNELVGFDIDMAREAAKRANIEVEFKPIDWNAKEAELLGKRVDALWNGLTILEERKEKILFSDAYMMNKQIIIVKAGSDIKGKADMVGKVVGAQEGSSAVTAMTKDKELSDKFKETKLFGDNITALMDLEAGRLDVVVVDEVVGRYLVNKKPENYSVLSDDFGTEEYGVGFRKDDEATRNKINDVIAEMKKDGKAAEIAQKWFGADVIKH
- a CDS encoding amino acid ABC transporter permease codes for the protein MEYVISLLGPMSAGALVTLKLFFITLALSIPLGLALALMRISSIKPLSSAVGAYIWLMRGTPLMLQLLFIYFALPFVPVIGVRLPDFTAAVVAFALNYAAYFAEIFRAGIKSVDRGQYEGAKVLGMTYAQTMRRIVLPQMWARILPPISNETITLVKDTSLIYVLALNDLLRVARGVVQRDFSFTPFIVAAAFYLIMTLILTWGFQHLEKKYSKYDA
- a CDS encoding amino acid ABC transporter ATP-binding protein, with the translated sequence MISAQGIHKAFGSNEVLRGVSLDLLRGEVVAVIGPSGSGKSTFLRCLNHLETIDRGSITIEGEVLAQSQGDGESQTKAQYVSDAEIRKLGRKMGMVFQSFNLFPHLTVLENIIEAPVIVKGMTRAEIIPKAEALLAKVGLAAKRDAYPNHLSGGQKQRVAIARALAMEPDILLFDEPTSALDPELTGEVLRTMRELAEEHMTMLVVTHEMGFAREVAGRVIFMDGGHIVEQGPSEAFFAAPKHERTKAFLYNML
- a CDS encoding ABC transporter ATP-binding protein, with product MSPNAPFVELRNVTFGYGDRIILRDLSLQVPRGKVTALMGASGGGKTTVLRLIGGQNHAQQGQVMMDGQDVTTMDADQLYAARRRMGMLFQFGALFTDMSVFDNVAFPLREHTDLPEELIRDIVLMKLHAVGLRGARDLMPSQVSGGMARRIALARAIALDPELIMYDEPFAGLDPISLGTSAQLIRQLNDAMGLTSILVSHDLEETFRVADHVVILGSGGVAAQGTPAEVRASTDPLVQQFINARPVGPVPFHYPGVSADEDFGSRRRA
- the mlaE gene encoding lipid asymmetry maintenance ABC transporter permease subunit MlaE, whose amino-acid sequence is MNFLARIGAAVRSQLINMGIGARLFWRLLTLLGPALKRPRLIGDQIHFLGNYSLAIIGVSGLFVGFVLGLQGYYILQRYGSAEALGMMVALSLLRELGPVVTALLFAGRAGTALTAEIGLMKAGEQLSAMEMMAVDPVKRILAPRFWAGLITMPLLAAVFSAVGVLGGWLVGVVMIGVDSGAFWGQMQQGVDWWVDLGNGVLKSFIFGIAVTFVALLQGYAAKPTPEGVSRATTRTVVVASLAVLGLDFLLTATMFSI
- the mlaD gene encoding outer membrane lipid asymmetry maintenance protein MlaD, whose product is MQQKKSDIWVGLFVLIGALALVFLGLQSANLLSLNFEKTYPITARFDNIGGLKPKAAVKSAGVVVGRIESITFNDQTFQADVAMNMENRYVFPKDSSLKILTSGLLGDQYIGIEAGASDENLKAGDRVTATQSAVVLENLIGQFLYGKAEQGGDSGGSATNGEAKE
- a CDS encoding VacJ family lipoprotein, whose protein sequence is MMTTTSPQTNFVSKKAQVFKRTGLVASISVAALLTGCATTQGPANPADPLESMNRSIYSFNEGLDDAVFKPVATAYQAVTPRVARDGVTNFFGNLGDAWSFVNNVLQGQGEGAYNSMVRFSVNTVFGIGGLFDVASEAGIQRKKQDFGQTLGRWGVPTGPYLVLPFLGPSTVRDTGGFAVDSMASPLKQAHDVGWRNSLYGLRIVNTRAGLLKAGDVLDSVALDKYSLMRDVYLRSRIGGVVSGGDGRLENYDDDNAGKLPPEGQ
- a CDS encoding phospholipid-binding protein MlaC codes for the protein MKMTRRVWSMAAGAMLALNLALPAQAADETPDALVKRVSSDVLETIKKDATLRTGNTGKVNALVNEKVMPYVDFRRMTSAAVGPTWRQATPDQRQKLQDEFKALLIRTYSGALSQVGDQTITVKPLRMAAGDIDVLVRTQVNGRGEPVQLDFRLEKQADGWKIYNLNVLGVWLVETYRNQFSQEINANGIDGLIKTLASRSSMPANVSK
- a CDS encoding lipid asymmetry maintenance protein MlaB, yielding MAKSATHPLQLPKELTYRQGRDCLLRLRPLVTAHADAQVVVDASAVKVFDSAALAVLLACRRAAQEVGKQLIVTGLPKGLQSMAALYGVDVLLLPPLMLSADAAIKQG
- a CDS encoding ABC transporter ATP-binding protein, which encodes MPAVSFQSVSKTFQTPKGDFQALKSVSLDIEEGEFFGLLGPNGAGKTTMISILAGLARATSGRVLVQGSDVQANFSDARRKLGIVPQELVFDPFFNVREALKFQSGYFGVKNNDDWIDELLESLGLTDKAHSNMRQLSGGMKRRVLVAQALVHKPPIIVLDEPTAGVDVELRQTLWHFIAKLNKQGHTVLLTTHYLEEAEALCSRVAMLKRGEIIKLSPMSELLKSASSNVLQFKTDSTLPKELAERARITGRIVQIPAAHAGDVEQLLAALRQGGVTPEDVEIRRADLEDVFIHIMNEGSKSAATAGDAA
- a CDS encoding ABC transporter permease, which encodes MSGWQTLLKKEVLRFWKVSFQTVAAPVLTAVLYLLVFGHVLEGRVTVYDGIAYTAFLIPGLVMMGMLQNSFANSSSSLVQSKIMGSLVFVLLTPLSHWAWFSAYVGAAILRGLLVGLGVFVVTLFFAIPDFAAPLWILVFGFLGCALMGTLGVIAGLWSEKFDQMAAFQNFLIMPLTFLSGVFYSVHSLPSFWQAVSHLNPFFYMIDGFRYGFFGQSDASPWLSLAIVGSVWLAVSALAVHLLRIGYKIRN
- a CDS encoding BolA family protein; amino-acid sequence: MTADQLKDLIAAGLPCEHIDIPEGDGTHWYATIVSAKFEGQRLLGRQRLVYGTLGNRIATNEVHAFSMKTFTPAEWAAAQA